One Lutra lutra chromosome 7, mLutLut1.2, whole genome shotgun sequence DNA window includes the following coding sequences:
- the LOC125105152 gene encoding proteasome maturation protein, with protein MNARGLGSQLKDSIPVTELSASGPFESHDLLRKGLPCVKNELLPSHPLELSEKNFQLNQDKMNFSTLRNIQGLFAPLKLQMEFKAVQQVQRLPFLPSSNLSLDILRGNDETIGFEDILNDPSQSELMGEPHLMVEYKLGLL; from the coding sequence ATGAATGCCAGAGGACTTGGATCTCAGTTAAAGGACAGTATTCCGGTTACTGAACTTTCAGCAAGTGGACCTTTTGAAAGTCATGATCTTCTTCGAAAAGGCCTACCTTGtgtgaaaaatgaacttttgccCAGTCATCCTCTtgaattatcagaaaaaaattttcagcTCAACcaagataaaatgaatttttctacACTAAGAAACATCCAGGGTCTGTTTGCTCCACTAAAATTGCAAATGGAATTCAAGGCAGTGCAGCAGGTTCAGcgtcttccatttcttccaagcTCAAACCTTTCGCTGGATATTTTGAGGGGTAATGATGAAACTATTGGATTTGAAGATATTCTTAATGACCCGTCACAAAGTGAACTAATGGGAGAACCACACTTGATGGTGGAATATAAACTCGGTTTATTGTAA